Proteins from one Bradyrhizobium roseum genomic window:
- a CDS encoding patatin-like phospholipase family protein has product MDHSSNPAPATTPALAQRVLVLQGGGALGSYQAGAFQALCRAGFEPEWIAGISIGAINAAIIAGNDPEKRVDRLKEFWEMVSSPVPWKPVTNGDRARSLFNETSAALIATFGVPGFFTPRIPPAPLWPPGSAQSQSYYDTAPLKKTLERLVDFDRINDLKTRLSVGAVGVTSGNFRYFDNVEFSKLGKKIGPEHIMASGALPPGFPSVEIDGEHYWDGGIASNTPLDFVLSEETHRDLLIFQVDLFSARGELPTSLLEAAEREKDIRFSSRTRMNTDKNKQLHNARKALRDLLAKLPDDLKNDPSVEVLCSVAMENTVTVVHLIYKSKNYETSSKDYDFSHVAMVEHWNAGVRDVHESMRHKDVLERPQSGETMIAYDMLGDAAKVPAGKQE; this is encoded by the coding sequence ATGGATCATTCCAGCAACCCCGCGCCCGCCACCACGCCCGCCTTGGCGCAGCGCGTACTGGTGCTGCAGGGCGGCGGCGCGCTCGGTTCCTATCAGGCCGGCGCATTCCAGGCGCTGTGCCGGGCGGGTTTCGAGCCGGAATGGATCGCGGGTATTTCAATCGGTGCCATCAACGCCGCGATCATCGCCGGCAACGACCCGGAGAAGCGCGTCGATCGCCTCAAGGAATTCTGGGAGATGGTGTCGTCTCCGGTGCCGTGGAAGCCCGTTACAAATGGCGACCGCGCGCGCTCGCTGTTCAACGAGACCTCCGCCGCACTGATCGCGACGTTCGGCGTGCCCGGCTTTTTCACTCCGCGGATTCCGCCCGCGCCACTGTGGCCGCCCGGCAGCGCGCAGTCGCAGAGCTATTACGATACCGCGCCCCTGAAGAAGACGCTGGAGCGGCTGGTCGACTTCGATCGCATCAACGATCTGAAGACGCGGCTCAGCGTCGGCGCGGTCGGCGTCACCTCGGGCAATTTCAGATATTTCGACAATGTCGAGTTCAGTAAGCTCGGCAAGAAGATCGGCCCCGAGCACATCATGGCTTCCGGCGCGCTGCCGCCCGGTTTTCCTTCCGTCGAGATCGATGGCGAGCACTATTGGGATGGCGGCATCGCCTCCAATACGCCGCTGGACTTTGTGCTGAGCGAGGAAACCCATCGGGATCTCCTGATCTTCCAGGTCGACCTGTTCAGCGCGCGCGGCGAATTGCCGACGTCGCTTCTGGAGGCTGCCGAGCGCGAGAAGGATATCCGTTTTTCCAGCCGCACCCGCATGAACACCGACAAGAACAAGCAGTTGCACAATGCGCGAAAGGCGCTGCGCGACTTGCTCGCAAAGCTGCCCGATGATCTCAAGAATGATCCGTCGGTGGAAGTCCTCTGCAGCGTGGCCATGGAAAATACCGTCACGGTGGTGCACCTGATCTACAAGAGCAAGAACTACGAAACGTCGTCCAAGGACTACGACTTTTCGCATGTCGCCATGGTCGAGCACTGGAACGCGGGCGTCCGCGACGTTCATGAATCGATGCGTCACAAGGACGTGCTGGAGCGGCCGCAATCCGGCGAGACCATGATCGCCTACGATATGTTGGGGGATGCCGCCAAGGTCCCCGCAGGCAAGCAGGAGTGA
- a CDS encoding type II toxin-antitoxin system RelE/ParE family toxin: MRRWNRSTLATPRPMLKLRQHSQNFVGHEARLFETSARRSRSDFCILHRQRKPGDRCCHRTMEDVIDRICRVPESSPRVSQRSQVRVASVVGYPFRIFYRVRKDTIDILRIRHTSRRPAAWDD, translated from the coding sequence ATGCGGCGATGGAATCGATCGACGCTGGCGACACCGCGACCGATGCTGAAGTTAAGGCAGCATTCGCAAAATTTCGTCGGGCATGAAGCCCGTCTATTCGAGACAAGCGCTCGCCGATCTCGATCGGATTTCTGCATACTACACCGCCAGCGCAAGCCCGGTGATCGCTGCTGCCATCGGACGATGGAAGATGTCATCGACCGGATTTGCCGGGTCCCTGAATCCTCTCCGAGAGTCTCGCAACGATCTCAGGTCCGCGTAGCGTCTGTCGTAGGTTATCCATTCCGGATCTTCTACCGCGTGCGAAAAGACACGATCGACATTTTGCGCATCCGTCACACGTCGCGAAGGCCTGCCGCCTGGGACGACTAG
- a CDS encoding sulfite exporter TauE/SafE family protein, with protein MIDPLYVASGFGVGLLVGMTGVGGGSLMTPLLILLFGVHPSTAVGTDLLYAAATKTGGSLVHGWARSIHWPAVIRLASGSIPASVLTLLVLWQLELNGEAARSLINLVLCLALVLTATSLIFRKAIMEQYRRRMEAIDVWMTGRATVMVGVALGVLVSISSVGAGAVGVTALLLLYPRLPMATIVGSDIAHAVPLTLVAGIGHWALGSVDWALMGVLLIGSLPGIVIGSYFAVRVPETVLRLLLASVLILVAGKLAANELHLSAASIAAFVGSAAH; from the coding sequence ATGATCGATCCTCTTTACGTCGCATCGGGCTTCGGCGTCGGCCTGCTGGTCGGGATGACGGGGGTTGGCGGTGGCTCGCTGATGACGCCGTTGTTAATCCTGCTGTTCGGCGTTCATCCATCGACCGCTGTCGGCACCGACCTGCTCTACGCTGCGGCGACCAAGACCGGCGGAAGCCTGGTGCATGGCTGGGCCCGAAGCATTCACTGGCCGGCGGTGATCCGTCTGGCCAGCGGCAGCATCCCGGCGAGCGTCTTGACATTGCTGGTGCTGTGGCAGCTCGAACTCAACGGCGAGGCCGCGCGCAGCCTGATCAATCTGGTGCTATGCCTCGCGCTCGTGCTCACGGCTACCTCGCTGATCTTTCGCAAAGCGATCATGGAGCAATACCGTCGGCGGATGGAAGCGATCGACGTTTGGATGACCGGCCGCGCGACCGTGATGGTCGGCGTCGCCCTCGGCGTGCTGGTGTCGATCTCGTCCGTCGGCGCCGGCGCGGTCGGCGTCACGGCCCTTCTGCTGCTCTATCCGCGGCTGCCGATGGCCACGATCGTCGGCTCCGACATTGCGCACGCCGTGCCGCTGACGCTGGTCGCCGGCATCGGCCACTGGGCGCTGGGCTCGGTCGACTGGGCGCTGATGGGCGTGCTGCTGATCGGTTCGCTGCCCGGCATCGTCATCGGCAGCTATTTTGCGGTGCGCGTGCCGGAGACGGTGCTCAGGCTGTTGCTGGCCAGCGTTTTGATTCTCGTCGCCGGCAAGCTTGCCGCCAACGAGTTGCATCTCTCGGCCGCGAGCATCGCAGCCTTTGTCGGAAGCGCCGCCCATTAG
- a CDS encoding 3-hydroxybutyrate dehydrogenase, whose protein sequence is MTTLKGKTAVVTGSTSGIGLAYARAFAAAGANVVLNGMGVPADIERERSGIETDFKVRAVHSPADMTKPAEIAEMIALGEKTFGAVDILVNNAGIQFVSPIEEFPPEKWEAIIAINLSSAFYGIRAAVPGMKKRGWGRIINTASAHSLVASPFKSAYVSAKHGIAGLTKTVALELATFKITCNCISPGYVWTPLVEKQIPETMKARNLTKEQVIKDVLLDAQPTKEFVTSEQVAALALFLCSDDAAQITGANLSIDGGWTAA, encoded by the coding sequence ATGACGACACTGAAAGGCAAGACCGCCGTCGTGACCGGCTCGACCAGCGGCATCGGACTGGCGTATGCGCGCGCCTTTGCCGCCGCCGGCGCCAATGTCGTGCTCAACGGCATGGGTGTGCCGGCCGATATCGAGCGCGAGCGTTCAGGCATCGAGACCGATTTCAAGGTCCGCGCGGTGCATTCGCCCGCCGACATGACCAAGCCTGCCGAGATCGCCGAAATGATCGCGCTCGGCGAGAAGACGTTTGGCGCGGTCGATATCCTCGTCAACAATGCCGGTATCCAGTTCGTGTCGCCGATCGAGGAGTTTCCGCCGGAGAAGTGGGAAGCCATCATCGCGATCAACCTTTCGTCGGCGTTTTACGGCATCCGTGCCGCGGTGCCCGGCATGAAGAAGCGCGGCTGGGGCCGCATCATCAACACGGCGTCAGCCCATTCGCTGGTGGCGTCGCCGTTCAAGTCGGCCTACGTCTCGGCCAAGCACGGCATCGCCGGCCTCACCAAGACGGTGGCGCTGGAGCTTGCGACCTTCAAGATCACCTGCAACTGCATCAGCCCCGGCTATGTCTGGACGCCGCTGGTCGAGAAGCAGATTCCCGAAACCATGAAGGCGCGCAACCTGACCAAGGAGCAGGTCATCAAGGACGTGCTGCTCGACGCGCAGCCGACCAAGGAATTCGTGACGTCGGAGCAGGTCGCAGCACTGGCGCTGTTCCTGTGCAGCGACGATGCCGCCCAGATCACCGGCGCCAATCTCTCGATCGACGGCGGCTGGACCGCGGCATAG